The DNA sequence CGCTTTCAATTTGCTCAACGCCGCTCGCCGTCTTCCGATAGTGGTGATGCTCGTTGCGGATGTCATTGACTTTGCCGCGCTGGAGCGACCGGGAAATCTCGCGCATTTGCTCTGAGAGTCTCTCCCGCGCCCTGGCCGTCAGATTCAGATACGGAACCGAGTACTTGAAGGGGAATCTCTTTAGCTCGCTGCCCCTTGCGTAGGCAGGGAAGTCTGTTTCTGAACGAAGGTAATCATCCGATCGCGCTTCGATCGCAACAAGCGACTTGGCGAGGAACTCAAAGCCGCGAATTAGCGTGTAGAGATCGAGCTTGTCCGAAAGGTAGTCGAAAGTCATGACGGAATCAGCCTGATCCGCCGCCTCCTGAACGAACGACATCCCGCGCGCGTGATCGGCCTCCAAGCCATACTCGAATGGGTTTGGGTCTGTGGCGTGATCGTGACGAAGTGCCCAGGCGGAGAACGCAAGCGATTCGGCCAGATACCTTTCGAGCTCGCGAAAGAACTTGCTCGCAGTCCCGAGGAACTCCTCAGTTTCGCGCGAACCCGGAGTGTGCGACGCCTTGGCGAGCCCCGATAGCCGCTGGTGCAGGCGCCAGAACTCAGCTCGCGGATCCTCTTCATCGTGTAGCGGGTACCCGAGCTTCCACAGAAACCGCGCGACGAGCTCCTCGTCACTTCCCGAGAGCCCTTGCGTGACGCCAAGCCGCCTGGCGAGCTCCGTGACATGCACTCTCCGTGGCATTACAAGGCGCTCGATGCACTCCGCCGGATCGGTGACCCGAAAGAAGGTGTCAAGTCGTTCGGCGAGCGTCTCACCCTCTATGTCTCGGATCTGCCACGCCAGTTCCTCAGCCTCTTCCAAGTCCTCGAGATTTGTCAGGCTGCCTAGTTCGTGGCGGAGGCGAAGCATCGCGAACCCCTCGTCAGGAGAGGCGAATCGAAGGCCGTGGACGCCGAGCTCCGGCATCAACCCAAACGCGCCCGACCTGCGATCTCGGTTTACAACCGGTCGGCGCACCTCGCCAGAAGGGACCGTGATCTCGCCTGACTCCACTAGTGCATCGAGTGCCTCGCGCAGGGGGACCTCACGCGCGAGTAGCGCAAACTGCATCAGTTGGGCGTGGTCAAGAGCGCCTACCGTCTCCACGGCTGCGTCCACGCGCAGGAAGTCCTCCACGTCCGAGCGCAGCTCGCCGGACGTGGTATCGAGCAGATGGGCCACGAGCGCTCGGAGTTCATCTGTGCTGAGGCCGTCCCCGACGAGCGTCGCCGCGACCCCGACGTGGGCGTCGCTGAACATGATCGCGGGTACGTCGCGGATCTCGTCGGCCGCGCTAAACCAGTCATTGGGCTTCTTGTCGTCATCGCCAAGGAAGCTGTTGAAGCGATCGCGATGCGCATTGATTCCCGCTGCGTCGCTTGTGCTCAGATGAACACGATGGACGAGGTCGCACATCGTGTCCGAGCAATGAAATGCTTGGATCCGGCGCCCTGAGTGAACCTGGCGCGTGGACCTCGAACGAAGCAGCCCGAATGGACCGGTAACGAACCTGCCGTACTGCTGGACTCCCGCCGGTGTTGCGTCGAGGAACCTCTGAGTCTCGCTGTAGGTGAGAACCGCCTGCCCCTCCTCGAACATCTCGGCGTAGACGTCGTAGGACTTGCGGCCGAACTCGTAAGGGAATCTGATCTCGTCCTTCCTGATCTGCTCGCTTATGGCGGCGGCAAGCGCAGTGAGGTCAGTCTTTTCAAGATCGATGAAGAGGTCTTGTTGACCAATCGCCAGCGCACAGAGCAGTCGAGCCTCCTTCGGTGGAATCTTGTCCGCTCGGGCGGTCACCGCCTTCGTGAATACCTGGTCGCCCGCGGGTGCCAGGTGAATGGCGGAGTTGAGCTCGTCGGAAATCGTGTAATCATTGGCGATCACGCAGTCGGCGAGGACTCGCATCAGGTCAACGAACTCGACGAATCTCTCCTTCTGAGGCTGGCTCGGCAGCGCACGGGCAATGTCAGTTGGAAGTTCGCTTGTCAACTCAAGTTCCTCGATCAGCAGGTTGGGTCCTGGCGAGAACTTATCGTCATGGGCCGACATCACGCGACACCGGGCCCGCGGTCGATCGCTCGCCGTGGTGGTCTGTCTCCCTTGAAGTGCGCTCCTTAGCCTCTGCGACTAAACAACAGTCTGGTGAGCCAGTTCGATCGCGTCTTCTGACTATCGCTTGCGAGCGCGATCAATTGCGGCCCCGATAGTTGAGACAATTCGCGGTAGCAGCTCGTCGATGAGTCCGCGCTCGAGCTGCTGCAAAGCCCACGGCAATTGATCAACAGGCTTTCGTGTCCAGAGGTCCTCAAGAAGCTGCCGTCCAACGCGATGAGGATGACGACGGGGATAACACGCCCGCGCCGCTCGAACGATGAGGGGTGGCCCGATGGACCATACGATCACCGCGATCATGACGGTCCCGACGGACTCCGGCGGAATGTGCATCAAGTCGCTCATGACACGCCTACCGGTAGCACGAGGGCATCAGCTAGGTATGCGTCGAGCTGCGACTTCGTGAATCGGATATTCCGTCCATTAACCCGATAGTGCGCCAGCGCCTTCCTGGCGACGGCACGCTCGAGCTGACGCACCGAGAGGTGAATGTACTGGGCGGCTTCGGTGTAAGTGAGGAGCTCGGGGCTCGGCTCGTTAGTGGGCATTTCGTGGCCTTTCAAGTGGTCTGATCGACCAGGCCCGAACGCCGACTTCTAAGCAGCAGACCCGGTCGCGGAGAGAATCGCGATCGGGCCAGGGGTGGGGGGAAGGGGCGCCGTAAGAATCAACACAGCGCTCGAGTGCGAAAAGACCGCACGCACTCGCGAACCGAGCGACCGGATGGCATTCGAGTGCGCACGCAGCGAGGACTGGGCCCGAACGATAAGCAGGCTGAGGGTCCTTCGAGTCTGGCGTCCTTCGGATCGCTCGCCGAGGCTTGCCCAGTGATCCCGCAGGGTACGCAGAACTTTCTTGAACAGACGTCGACTCTCGTCGTCAGTCCGCCCAGAGCGGGAGGAGAGAATCGCTACGGCATCTAGAATCGCCTCGCGCGTCGGGACGCTGAACGAAGCGTCCCGATTCTCGTCGGAAGACGAGTGGCCGAATGTATCGACGTCGCCCAACTCGAGGAACGCCATCATTAGGTCGTCCGGGGTGATCTCGACGCGCTCAAAGGTTGGCGCAAGGATCGGGTCGTGCCGCTGACCGCCGCTCCCAAGAAGCGCAGGATCGATGACTTCCTGCCAGCGTGCAGCGACGAAGAGTTCTCGAGCGTTCGGCCGGGAACCGCGGAGAACGTTGACTGCGCGAGCGTCAACCGCCGGGAACCGGATGGCCGGTCCCGCGAATTGGTTCTGCTCGCACTGTCGCATGATTCGATTATAGATTCGTTGGTTCTTCAGTTATGGCTCACTGCTCCACCAGTTCCCGCCATTTGCCGCCATCTCGAGAGCGCTCGGACCGCGCGGAGCATCGCAACTGAGGAGTCGGCATCGCGGGTGATGTGTACTCGCCTCGGTGTGCTTCAAGTGTGTTGAATCCGCTCGGCGCGATCACGACCGGAGTCGGTCCGCCTTGCCCAGTTGTTCAGATCGCGGAATCCACCCACTCTGAGTTCTCGAAAGCGACCCTCATCCGAGCTGCGATTCTGCGCTTATCGATCGACGTTTCAGCAGCCACGCGGTCGCGGATACCCAGCACCCGACGCACCTGCCCGAAGCACGGTCCCTCATCGCCCACTAAAGCACCCGCCGCCGCTCGCCCGCGATAGCAACGACAGTGATGCGCGTAAGACCCGCCCGCCACCGCGCCCGATCAGGGCGCGCTCAACGCAGGGACTGCACGAGCCAACGAGAAGATGGCGGCGCGACTACCCGAAGTCGCCGACGGCCATATCGGTGAACCGCGAAAAGTGACCCTGGAACGCCACGGTGATCGTGTCGGTGGGGCCGTTGCGGTGCTTGGCGACGATGAGGTCGGCCTCGCCCGCGCGCGGGCTGTCCTTCTCGTACGCCGACTCGCGGTGCAGGAGCACCACCATGTCGGCATCCTGCTCGATCGAGCCCGACTCACGAAGGTCGGAGAGAGCCGGCTTCTTGTCGGCGCGCTGCTCGGGGCCACGGTTCAGCTGCGACAACGCGATCACCGGCACCTGGAGCTCCTTCGCGAGGAGTTTCAGCGCACGCGAGAATTCCGAGACCTCCTGCTGGCGCGACTCGACACGCTTGCCGCTGGTCATCAGCTGCAGGTAGTCGATCACGACCATCTTCAGACCCTGTCGCTGCTTCAGACGCCGGCACTTCGCGCGGATCTCGACGAGCGTCATGTTCGGGCTGTCGTCTATATAGAGGGGTGCGTCGTTGATGCGGCCGCGGGTCGACGCGATCGTCGTCCAGTCGCGCGAATCGAGCGTTCCCTTGCGCATGTTCTGCAGCGGCACCGCACCCTCGGCGCTCATCAGGCGCATGGCGATCTCGCTGCGCCCCATCTCGAGCGAGAAGAAGATCGTCGGGTAGTTGTTGCCGATCGCGGCTGCGCGGGCGAAGTCGAGCGCCAGCGTCGACTTACCCATGGCGGGTCGTGCCGCGATGATGATCATCTGCCCGGGGTGCAGACCGTTCGTCAGCTGGTCCAGACCGGAGAATCCCGTGGGGATGCCGGTCATCTGGCCATCGCGACCACGGGCGGCCTCGATCTCGTCGACGGCCGCACTCACCGCGACCTCGAGCGGCACGTAGTCTTCGGCGGCATCCGCGCCGGTGACGCCGTAGATCTCGGCCTGCGCGTTGTTCACGAGGTCGAGCGCCTCGCCCTGCCCCGAGTAGCCCATCTGGACGATGCGGGTTCCGGCGTCCACGAGACGGCGCAGCAGCGCGCGCTCGGACACGATCGATGCGTAGTAGCCGGCGTTCGCCGCGGTCGGGACGATCGAGGTGAGGGTGTGCAGGTAGTCGGCGCCGCCGGCGCGCTGCAGCTCGCCGGTCTTGATCAGCTCGTCGGTGACGGCCACGACGTCGGTCGGCTCGCCGTGCGAGTAGAGGGTGAGGATCGCCTCGAAGATCAGCTCGTGCTTGGGCACGTAGAAGTCGACGCCGTGCAGCGCCTCGATCACGTCGGCGACGGCATCCTTCGACAGCAGCATTCCGCCCAGGGCGCTCTGCTCGGCCAGAAGGTCATGGGGCGGCGTCCGCTCGTGCTCCCGACGTTGGCCTCCGAGGCGTTCGTCCGAGATGTCGGCGATCGACATATGCACTTCCTTCACGTCTTACGGGCACCACGAATATCGTCGGGATCGATGCACGATGGGCAGCCTGCACACTCACGAGCCCGGATGCCGCAGCACCACTTCCCGTTCCGTCGTAAGCAGAACACACGCCCCCGACATGCGTCTGCCTCGACTGTCGCGCGCAACCCCCCGAGGGCCGCACCCCACGCTAGGCATCGGGTTCCGCACCTGCAACAAGGGGTGTGGATAACTTTGTGGAGAGATTGCGCGAAACGCCGATCAGGCTGTGTACAACACCTGTGGAGAACGGGGGAAAACCCGGCTCGTGAACCCTATTATGTGGTTTCTGATCTGGGCTTTTTGTTTCCTATGCACCATCCCACAGATGTGCTTGAACCGGGGGTTGAAGGTTGTGCATGATAGACCGGTTCCTGTGTACAGATTCGGGTACACCCCGCCTCTTTCGAAAAGAAAAATGCTGGACATCGGCGCCCTGCTGGGCTAGCGTCGGGGGTCCAGGCACACCTCGCACTCTGTAAAGCGGTACATCCACGGCGGATGACACGTCGATGTTCGACGTCGCATAGGAGGTGAACATGGACACCACGCACTCGCAGCGCTTGTCGAGAATCTCCACGCTGCTGCTCGCCGCCGTCGGCGTCGCGTTCGCCTGGGTCGTCCTCACCCTCCTTCTCGGCTGGTCCTCCACGACCGCCCACGCCGACGATGACTCCTCCCTCCTCGGGGCCGTCGGCTCCACACTCGAAAGCTCCACGACCGCCGTCACCGACACGGCCGGCGACCTCCTCGGCGGTGTCGCCGACACCGCGACGGAGGTCGTCGCTCCGATCGCCGCCCCCGTCGCGGCGGTCGTCGAACCGGTCGCACCCGTCGTCGAGGTCGTGCAGGAAGTCGCCGCCCCCGTCGTCACAGCAGTGGCCGACACGGCCGGCTCCGGCATCGTCAGCGCCGTCACCGACACCGCCGTCGACCTCGTCGCGGCCGTGCCGGTCGTCGGCGACGTCGCCACCTCGCTCGGCGCGGACGACGCGCTCACGTCCGTCGGCACGGCCGCGGACGGCGTCCTGCAGGCCACGACCGGCGCCGTGGCCACCACCGTCACTTCTCCTCCCTCGCTCATCCCGAGCAGCCCCACACCTGACGTGCCGATCGTGGACGACGTCGAGGGCGCCGTGTCCGGCATCCTTCCGACGACGCCCACGGATGCCGCGCCCGGCGCTGCGCCGACGCTGTCGCTCGCGGCCGCCCTCGCGGGCACCACCACCGGAATGTCGTCGGTCGTGTTCGCGCCGGTGCCCGCCGCAACCGCCACCTCGGCGGTCAATGGGGTCTCGCTGCTCGGAGCCGTCACCGGCGGCCTCCTGTCTCTTCTCGGAGTTGTCCTTCAGGCGGACTCCGTCCTCTCGGGACCCGGTGGTGCGGGTCCCGGCGCCTGGGTGCTCGTCGCCCTCGGCTTCGTCGTCGCATACCGTGCCTGGGTGCGACGGACCGGAATCGAGAACGACACCGCACCCCTCGCGCCCGCATTCGCCACCGACGTCTCTCCCGACTGACCGGATCCTCGCCGTCCCCGCGACGGCTGAGCATCGGCGCGCATCCGCGCGTCTTCCGAATCAGATCGACATCTCAAGGAGAGATCATGAACACCTTCATCAAGCGCGCCTTGATCGGCACGCTTCTGGCCGGCGGCATCACGCTGTGCGGCGCGACGGTCGCGAACGCGGCCGAGACCACGGGCGAGGACGGACTCCTGTCCGGCAACCAGGCCCTCATCGACGTGTCGGCTCCGGTCAGCATCGTCGGCAACGCCGTCTCGCTGATCGGCGACAGCACGGTCATCGGATCCGGGTCGGCTTCCGAGCCCGCCTCGGCTCCGGAGTCGGCCCCCGTCGAAGCCACCACCTCGGGCGAGGACGGGATCGGCTCGGGCAACCAGGCCATCGTCGACGTCTCCGTCCCGGTCACGGTCGAGGACAACGCCGTCTCCGTCATCGGGGACAGCACCGTGGTCAACTCCGCTCCCGCGGAGCCGGCGGCGCCGGTCGCGTCGTCGGAGCCGGTCACCGAGCCCGTGTCCGCACCGGTCACGAGCGGCGAGGACGGGATCCTCAGCGGCAACCAGCTGCTGGGCGACATCGACGTGCCGGTGAACATCTCCGGCAACGCGGTCTCCGTCATCGGGGACAGCACCGTCGTCGGCGGCGCCTCGCACGGCACGAGCGGCGGGGGAGACACCGCGGCCGCTGCGGTCACGAGCGGCGAGGACGGGATCCTCAGCGGCAACCAGCTGATCCCCGTGCTCAACGCCCCGGTCACCGTCACCGGCAACGCCGTCTCCGTCATCGGGGACAGCACCGTCATCGGCGGTGCCGGCTCGGGCCACCACGGCACGACCGGCGGGGACACCTGGGTCGCCCCGGTCACGTCCGGTGAGAACGGGATCCTCAGCGGCAACCAGCTGATCCCCGTGCTCAACGCCCCGGTCACCGTCACCGGCAACGCCGTCTCCGTCATCGGGGACAGCACCGTCATCGGCGGTGCCGGCTCGGGCCACCACGGCACCACCGGCGGTGGCACGATCCTCTCGCCGGTCACCTCCGGCGAGGACGGGATCCTCAGCGGCAACCAGCTGATCCCGGTGATCAACCTGCCGATCACGATCGGCGGCAACGCCGTCTCCGTCATCGGTGACAGCACGGTGATCAACCCCGGAACGCCGGGCACCCCCGGAACCCCGGGTACTCCGGGCACGCCTGGAACCCCGGGCACGCCCGGCACCCCGGGCACGCCCGGAACCCCCGGAACCCCGGGCACGCCCGGAACCCCTGGCACCCCGGGCACGCCCGGAACGCCCGGAACCCCCGGAACCCCGGGCACGCCCGGCACCCCCGGAACCCCCGGAACCCCGGGTCACCACCACGCCATGGAGACGGTCGGCGCCACCGCGGCCACCGGCTACGCACGCCTGGCCGCGACGGGTGGGGCAGACGGATTCGCCGCGCTGCTGATGGGCCTCGCGCTCATCGCGGTCGGCGGAGCCGCCGTCGCGCGCCGACGGGTCGCGTGAGGCGAGGGCGGACCGGGCGGCGCCTGGCCCGGTCCGCCCCTCCGCACCCGGAAAAGGCGGATGCCGCAGACCGGAACCCCTCAGGGGCCGGGCTGCGGCATCCGTCGTGCCGTTCGCGCCTTACTTGGCGGCGACGACCACGAGGGTGATCACGGCAGTGAGGTCGTCACGCAGGCGAACGGTCGCCTCGTGCTCGCCCACCGACTTGATCGCCGACGTGATGTGGATCTTGCGCTTGTCCAGGTCGCCCAGGCCTGCGGCCTTCACGGCGTCCGCGACGTCACCGGTCTTGACCGAGCCGAACAGGCGGCCTTCGGCGCCGGCCTTGACGGTCAGCTTGACCTTAGTGGACTCGAGGGCGTCCTTGAGGGCCACGGCCTCTTCGTGGTCGTGGATCGCGCGCGCCTCGCGGCCGGCGCGGATCGCGGCGACCTGCTTCTCGCCACCGCGGCTCCAGGCCACGGCGAATCCCTGGGGGATGAGGTAGTTGCGGGCGTACCCGTTCTTGACCTCGACCACGTCACCGGCGCTACCGAGCCCGGCGACCTCGTTCGTGAGAATCAGCTTCGACATATCAGCCCCTACCTGCCGGCGCCGGCGTAGGGCAGCAGTGCCATCTCACGCGCGTTCTTGATCGCGCGGGCGATGAGGCGCTGCTCCTGCACGGAGACACCGGTGATGCGACGGGCGCGGATCTTTCCACGCTCCGAGATGAACTTGCGCAGCGTGGCGACGTCCTTGTAGTCGATCACGCCGACGCGGGTCGGCTTCGCGGGGGCTGCGTTCTTCGCGCCCTTCCGCGGCTTGCGGCGGTCGCCGCTTGACTTTCCAGCCATGTTTCTTCCTTACGGTTCGAGATCGGATGCCGTACTCGGCGCTGAGCGCGAGGCGCGGCATCCGGAATCAGTGTTTAGAACGGGGTGTCGTCGCCGTAGGCGCCGGGGGCTGCCCACGAGTCGCCACCGGACGAGGCCGCCGGAGCGGACTGCGTGCCGGGCGTCGACCAGGGCTCGTCCGAGACCTGGCCGCGCGACTGACCGCCGCCGCCGGCCGCGCGCGTCACCTGAGCGGTGGCGTAACGCAGCGACGGGCCGATCTCGTCGACCTCGAGCTCGATCGCGGTGCGCTTCTCGCCCTCGCGCGTCTCGTAGGAGCGCTGCTTCAGGCGACCGGTCGCGATGACGCGGGAGCCCTTCGTCAGCGAACCGGCCACGTGCTCGGCGAATTCACGCCACACGCTCGCGCGGAGGAACAGCGCTTCGCCGTCCTTCCACTCGTTGGCCTGACGGTCGAAGTTGCGCGGCGTCGACGCGATCGTGAAGTTCGCGACGGGGAGACCGTTCTGCGTGTAGCGCAGCTCGGGATCGGCCGTGAGGTTTCCCACGACGGTGATGATCGTCTCGCCGGCCATCGTCGTTACGCGTCCTGCTTGATCTTCGCCGGGCGGGCGGCCTTGCGGGCGGCCTTCTCCTCGGCACGGACGCGCTCGGACTCGATCAGGGCGATCGCCTCTTCGGCACGCAGCACCTTGGTGCGCATGATCTGCTCGCTCAGCTTGAGCTGACGGTCCAGCTCCTGCGTCGCGGTGCTGGTGGCGGTGAAGGCGACGACGGCGTAGATGCCCTCGTTCTTCTTCTGGATCTCGTACGCAAGACGGCGCTTGCCCCAGACGTCGACGTTGTCGATCGTGCCGCCGTCGGTCGTGATGACCTTCAGGAACTTGTCGAGGATCGTCGGAACCTGGCGCTCATCGATCTCGGGGTTGAGGATCACCATGAGTTCGTACTGGTGTGTGTGCGTCACTAACCCACCTCCTTCGGACTAGAACGGCTGCCGGGCATTTCCCGGTAGCAGGAGGGTGTGTGCACGCTGTCCGCGAGAGGCGCGCAGGTGCGCGCATGCGGACAACCCTCCTATGCTACCGGATCCGGCGCGGGTGTCCGAACCCGAAGTTCACCGGGCTCCTTCCCGCGCCGACATCTGCTGGAGCACCCGGCTCAGTCCGTCCACCCCGGACGACGCGCGGAGCTCGGCCGAGAGGGCCTCCGCGCGTGCCCGGAACGACGGCTCGGAGAGCACCCGCGAGACCGCCGCCCCGACCGCCGCAGCCGCCGGGCGGTTCGTCTTCAGGTTGATGCCCACTCCCGACCAGCCGACCCGCGCGCACACCTCGACCTTGTCCTCTGTCTGACCGGCCACGACGAGGGGGACCGCGTGAGCGAGGGCCTGCTGCACCCCGCCGTAGCCGCCGTTGGTGACCATGACGTCCACGAGCGGGAGGAAGCGGTCGTACGGCAGGTACTCGGCGACGCGGACGTTCGCCGGAAGTTCCGCCGGCAGGCTGTCGCGGGCACGACCACCCGTGGAGACCACGACGAGGCACTCGGATGCCGCCATCGCGGCGACCGTCGGCAGCACCAGCTGGCCGAAGTCCGAGTTCGCGATCGTGCCCTGGGTCACGTGGACCACCGGCCGCGTCCCGTCCAGGTCGTCCCACCACTCCGGCACGGCGGTATCGGGTGCAGGCGCCGTGAGCGGACCGGCGAAATGCACCGTGTCAGGCAGATCGCTGCGCGGGTACTCGAAGCCGGGCACCGTGAACTGCACGAGGGCATCGGCGGCACTGGCCCAGTCCAGGATGAAGCCTGCAAGACCGGAGCCCGTCTCGCGCCGGCAGACGGCATCGGCCTCGCGCTGCACGCCGCCGAAGATCACGTTCTCGGCCAGGACGGAGAGCGCCGCGTTGCGCACACGCCCGATCGCTCCACCCAGCGGCGGGATCCCCAGTCCGAACGGCGCGGTGTCGCGGCTCTTCACCCCGAGCGGGAAGATACCGAGTGCGACCACCGCGGGCCG is a window from the Microbacterium lacus genome containing:
- a CDS encoding helix-turn-helix domain-containing protein — protein: MPTNEPSPELLTYTEAAQYIHLSVRQLERAVARKALAHYRVNGRNIRFTKSQLDAYLADALVLPVGVS
- the dnaB gene encoding replicative DNA helicase, with the translated sequence MSIADISDERLGGQRREHERTPPHDLLAEQSALGGMLLSKDAVADVIEALHGVDFYVPKHELIFEAILTLYSHGEPTDVVAVTDELIKTGELQRAGGADYLHTLTSIVPTAANAGYYASIVSERALLRRLVDAGTRIVQMGYSGQGEALDLVNNAQAEIYGVTGADAAEDYVPLEVAVSAAVDEIEAARGRDGQMTGIPTGFSGLDQLTNGLHPGQMIIIAARPAMGKSTLALDFARAAAIGNNYPTIFFSLEMGRSEIAMRLMSAEGAVPLQNMRKGTLDSRDWTTIASTRGRINDAPLYIDDSPNMTLVEIRAKCRRLKQRQGLKMVVIDYLQLMTSGKRVESRQQEVSEFSRALKLLAKELQVPVIALSQLNRGPEQRADKKPALSDLRESGSIEQDADMVVLLHRESAYEKDSPRAGEADLIVAKHRNGPTDTITVAFQGHFSRFTDMAVGDFG
- a CDS encoding chaplin family protein; this translates as MNTFIKRALIGTLLAGGITLCGATVANAAETTGEDGLLSGNQALIDVSAPVSIVGNAVSLIGDSTVIGSGSASEPASAPESAPVEATTSGEDGIGSGNQAIVDVSVPVTVEDNAVSVIGDSTVVNSAPAEPAAPVASSEPVTEPVSAPVTSGEDGILSGNQLLGDIDVPVNISGNAVSVIGDSTVVGGASHGTSGGGDTAAAAVTSGEDGILSGNQLIPVLNAPVTVTGNAVSVIGDSTVIGGAGSGHHGTTGGDTWVAPVTSGENGILSGNQLIPVLNAPVTVTGNAVSVIGDSTVIGGAGSGHHGTTGGGTILSPVTSGEDGILSGNQLIPVINLPITIGGNAVSVIGDSTVINPGTPGTPGTPGTPGTPGTPGTPGTPGTPGTPGTPGTPGTPGTPGTPGTPGTPGTPGTPGTPGTPGTPGHHHAMETVGATAATGYARLAATGGADGFAALLMGLALIAVGGAAVARRRVA
- the rplI gene encoding 50S ribosomal protein L9, with the protein product MSKLILTNEVAGLGSAGDVVEVKNGYARNYLIPQGFAVAWSRGGEKQVAAIRAGREARAIHDHEEAVALKDALESTKVKLTVKAGAEGRLFGSVKTGDVADAVKAAGLGDLDKRKIHITSAIKSVGEHEATVRLRDDLTAVITLVVVAAK
- the rpsR gene encoding 30S ribosomal protein S18, with the translated sequence MAGKSSGDRRKPRKGAKNAAPAKPTRVGVIDYKDVATLRKFISERGKIRARRITGVSVQEQRLIARAIKNAREMALLPYAGAGR
- a CDS encoding single-stranded DNA-binding protein, which encodes MAGETIITVVGNLTADPELRYTQNGLPVANFTIASTPRNFDRQANEWKDGEALFLRASVWREFAEHVAGSLTKGSRVIATGRLKQRSYETREGEKRTAIELEVDEIGPSLRYATAQVTRAAGGGGQSRGQVSDEPWSTPGTQSAPAASSGGDSWAAPGAYGDDTPF
- the rpsF gene encoding 30S ribosomal protein S6; the protein is MVILNPEIDERQVPTILDKFLKVITTDGGTIDNVDVWGKRRLAYEIQKKNEGIYAVVAFTATSTATQELDRQLKLSEQIMRTKVLRAEEAIALIESERVRAEEKAARKAARPAKIKQDA
- a CDS encoding glycosyltransferase, encoding MSTYLIASTPAHGHVVPLVRIARDLLARGHEVSVLTSARYAERVRAAGARFVPLPADADVNLDDADAEFPERVGLRGPAAIRFDMSNLFIRPAASQFAALRAELAGSEVDAVLAEPLFFGAALLARLPREERPAVVALGIFPLGVKSRDTAPFGLGIPPLGGAIGRVRNAALSVLAENVIFGGVQREADAVCRRETGSGLAGFILDWASAADALVQFTVPGFEYPRSDLPDTVHFAGPLTAPAPDTAVPEWWDDLDGTRPVVHVTQGTIANSDFGQLVLPTVAAMAASECLVVVSTGGRARDSLPAELPANVRVAEYLPYDRFLPLVDVMVTNGGYGGVQQALAHAVPLVVAGQTEDKVEVCARVGWSGVGINLKTNRPAAAAVGAAVSRVLSEPSFRARAEALSAELRASSGVDGLSRVLQQMSAREGAR